A stretch of bacterium DNA encodes these proteins:
- a CDS encoding MqnA/MqnD/SBP family protein — protein MEKRILQVGHSPDADDAFMFYGLSCHAVTIRGMEIRHVMEDIQRLNERALKGELEVTAISAYAYPYVADRYWIMKTGSSMGEGYGPILVSKKFQEIAQLKGRKVATPGPLTTARLLFHLYLEEAAPVDIPFDQIVEAVLSEEVDAGILIHEGQLTFDRSGLHQIIDFGRIWTEETNLPLPLGLDVVRKDLGEASAKEISLGLQASIRYGYEHQDKAIPYALQFGRGLDAETGARFVKMYVNDLTVDMGERGKEALTLLFRRAYEKRLIEKRPEVVCI, from the coding sequence TTGGAAAAAAGAATCCTCCAGGTAGGCCACAGCCCGGATGCAGATGATGCCTTTATGTTTTATGGTCTTTCGTGCCATGCTGTGACCATTAGGGGGATGGAGATCCGGCACGTTATGGAGGACATCCAGAGACTAAATGAGCGGGCTTTAAAAGGCGAATTAGAGGTCACGGCCATTTCTGCTTACGCCTACCCCTATGTGGCTGATCGTTATTGGATTATGAAAACAGGTTCCAGTATGGGAGAAGGCTATGGTCCCATACTGGTATCTAAAAAGTTTCAGGAGATAGCTCAACTTAAAGGTCGTAAGGTGGCTACCCCAGGCCCTCTTACCACGGCCAGACTCCTATTTCACCTGTATTTGGAAGAGGCCGCCCCGGTAGATATCCCTTTTGATCAAATCGTGGAGGCGGTTCTTTCCGAAGAGGTGGACGCGGGGATACTGATCCATGAAGGGCAGCTCACCTTTGACCGTTCAGGGCTTCACCAGATAATTGATTTTGGTCGGATATGGACGGAAGAGACCAATCTTCCCCTTCCCCTGGGCCTGGATGTAGTTCGAAAAGACCTGGGAGAAGCCTCAGCTAAGGAAATTTCCCTGGGGCTGCAGGCGAGCATTCGTTACGGATACGAACACCAGGATAAGGCCATTCCTTATGCCTTGCAATTTGGCCGGGGACTGGATGCAGAAACCGGCGCCCGGTTCGTGAAAATGTATGTAAACGATCTCACCGTAGATATGGGTGAACGTGGGAAAGAGGCCTTGACCCTTCTTTTCCGAAGAGCCTACGAAAAGAGACTCATCGAGAAGAGACCGGAAGTGGTGTGTATTTAG